One window of Thermodesulfovibrio aggregans genomic DNA carries:
- a CDS encoding TetR/AcrR family transcriptional regulator, with product MNRRSGHESRKRIVDAAVKLFSQSGFNGTTMRMIAKEAGISVGGLYLYFKNKEELSLYLIKEKLNEFYSKVLLPLKEIPSPSQALKEYFTKALEFAKENRELIIIHAKQQGFTFGIEIKKEFFKKEREILKEIITRGIESREFKECEPEEVAKLLMNIIGGYVLSVVVEPENLFKPEVCIDILLKGLLKRSNL from the coding sequence ATGAACAGGCGTTCAGGACATGAGTCAAGAAAGAGAATAGTAGATGCTGCTGTGAAGTTATTTTCGCAGAGTGGCTTCAATGGCACGACAATGAGAATGATTGCAAAGGAAGCAGGAATAAGCGTTGGAGGGCTTTATCTTTATTTCAAAAACAAGGAAGAGCTATCACTTTATTTAATAAAAGAAAAGCTTAACGAATTTTATAGCAAAGTTTTGCTACCCCTTAAAGAGATTCCCAGTCCCTCTCAGGCATTGAAGGAATATTTCACAAAAGCACTGGAATTTGCAAAGGAAAACAGAGAACTCATCATTATTCATGCAAAGCAACAGGGTTTTACTTTTGGAATTGAGATAAAAAAAGAGTTTTTTAAAAAAGAAAGAGAGATACTTAAAGAGATAATTACCAGAGGTATTGAATCTCGTGAATTTAAAGAGTGTGAGCCTGAAGAAGTGGCGAAACTACTCATGAATATCATAGGAGGTTATGTTCTTTCAGTTGTTGTTGAGCCTGAAAATCTTTTTAAGCCAGAAGTCTGTATTGATATCCTATTAAAAGGCTTATTGAAAAGGAGTAATTTATGA
- the nrdD gene encoding anaerobic ribonucleoside-triphosphate reductase, with product MFKNIIKRDGRRVAFDPEKITIAISKAGKATGEFDYETAKRLTIKVLLLAEELIRDRDPHVEEIQDIVEEILLSSPYRKTAKAYIIYRDQHARMREIARQGGLELIDNYLSKVDWRVRENSNMSFSLQGLNNYISSEISKSYWLHKIYPPEVRKAHIDGSLHIHDLNVLAPYCVGWDLMDLLIRGFGGVAGKVESKPAKHFRSALGQIVNFLFTLQGEAAGAQAFSNVDTLLAPFIAYDELNYKQVKQALQEWVFNLNVPTRVGFQCLSQDTEILTPEGWKKYNEVEIGDLIYTFNLDTSEIETKPVTYVFRAEYSGYMYCLKNRSQQQLISPGHRVVRKIFNTKKNTLEPIEDILKLNSPVVIPVTGENKNPDYPISDEEIKLLAWIMSEGSIENNGSHRVSIYQSPYCHFENYNEIIELLEKLGFEYTVKEQKSLGLCAHIRLSPSSSKKVHTLMGAKIKKFPEYLYRLSKPQARLFLETYIKGDGWHEKFRKRITVTDKNSVDFITAMAVLAGYNFNVKERKAGGISRKIQYIITLTETKNDHISKIEKIDYTGVIWSVHTENETVIARRNGQVFITGNTPFSNITLDLKVPEHLASQAVIIGGKTQEATYGEFQKEMDMFNRALFEVLTEGDAKGRVFTFPIPTINITKDFDWQSPVVDLIMQATAKYGIPYFANYVNSDLKPEDARSMCCRLRLETRELKHRGGGLFGSNPLTGCYDEETEVLTLSGWKKFSELTLDDELFTRTMDGKIEIHKPIRIFEYDWDGELIRFHHKSFDLLVTPNHRMFVKRWDGKKWVYKFVEAKDFDPNRDRIPKQSIWEEEEKEYFILPSVPIMSGTGPETKFSDFEIEEIRNLKKEGKTIYQIANEFDCNSVTIHNICTRENYGNRKRVRLRYETQHLKIKMDDWLKFFGIWLAEGSTDNENIAPSHGYRVTITQKNKKIRKEIKELLTSLPFNYYEEGSNFVICNKQLWSYLRQFGDKYTKYIPKEIKNLSKRQLKLLFDWMIKGDGYIRKSTGQIIYWTASDKLAEDFQEIVLKLGYISTIKKIKKTSKIKGRQIHSNGVWEISIQKSKDYRFRKHNIRKEYYKGKVYCVEVHNHIIMVRRKGKSTWCGNSIGVVTLNLPRIGYLSKSEEEFFTYLTRLMDIAKTSLEIKRKVLERFTDAGLYPYSKHYLSSVKERTGAYWCNHFSTIGIIGMNEAIANARWLSSKGIWTEEGKAFALKVMDFMREKLMEYQKETGNLYNLEATPAEGTSYRLAKIDKQKYPDIITQGRENPYYTNSTWLPVNFTESITYILDHQDELQSKYTGGTVIHLFLGEQPEPERLKNFIKAVFEKYRLPYISITPTFSICPECGYIEGEHQSCPKCGRTTEVYSRVVGYLRPVDNWNEGKKEEFKDRKYLQMKN from the coding sequence ATGTTTAAAAACATAATAAAGCGTGATGGTCGTCGGGTTGCATTTGACCCTGAAAAAATCACCATAGCCATATCAAAGGCAGGTAAGGCAACAGGAGAGTTTGACTATGAAACTGCAAAGAGGCTTACAATTAAGGTTTTACTTCTTGCTGAGGAATTGATTCGTGACCGTGACCCCCATGTGGAAGAGATTCAGGACATTGTTGAGGAGATACTCTTAAGCAGTCCCTATCGTAAAACCGCAAAAGCCTACATTATTTATCGTGATCAGCACGCTCGTATGCGTGAGATTGCCCGTCAGGGCGGGCTTGAGCTGATTGACAACTACCTAAGCAAAGTTGACTGGCGGGTAAGAGAAAACTCCAACATGAGCTTCAGCCTTCAGGGATTAAACAACTACATATCAAGTGAGATAAGTAAAAGCTACTGGCTTCATAAGATTTATCCACCAGAGGTAAGAAAAGCTCATATAGATGGGAGTCTGCATATCCACGATCTGAATGTGCTTGCTCCCTATTGTGTGGGCTGGGATTTAATGGATTTGTTAATTCGTGGATTTGGTGGAGTGGCAGGAAAAGTGGAATCAAAGCCTGCAAAACATTTTAGAAGCGCACTTGGACAGATTGTAAACTTTCTTTTCACACTTCAGGGAGAGGCAGCAGGTGCGCAGGCATTTAGCAATGTTGACACCCTTCTTGCACCATTCATAGCATATGATGAACTTAATTATAAACAGGTAAAGCAGGCTTTGCAGGAGTGGGTTTTTAACCTGAATGTGCCTACAAGGGTGGGGTTTCAATGTCTTTCTCAGGATACGGAAATTTTAACACCCGAAGGTTGGAAGAAGTACAACGAAGTAGAGATCGGAGATTTAATCTACACTTTTAATTTAGATACTTCAGAAATTGAGACAAAACCTGTTACCTATGTTTTCAGGGCTGAATACTCTGGATACATGTATTGCCTGAAAAATAGAAGTCAACAACAGCTCATATCGCCAGGACACAGAGTGGTAAGAAAAATTTTCAATACGAAAAAAAACACTCTTGAACCCATTGAGGATATATTAAAATTAAACTCTCCTGTAGTGATACCTGTAACAGGAGAAAATAAAAATCCCGATTATCCAATCTCAGATGAAGAAATAAAGCTTCTTGCATGGATTATGTCTGAAGGAAGCATAGAGAACAATGGAAGTCATAGAGTTAGCATCTATCAGTCTCCCTACTGTCACTTTGAAAATTATAATGAGATTATAGAACTTCTTGAAAAACTCGGATTTGAATACACCGTGAAAGAGCAGAAATCTCTCGGTTTATGTGCCCATATCAGACTTTCTCCTTCATCAAGTAAAAAAGTTCACACACTTATGGGAGCAAAAATTAAAAAATTCCCTGAATATCTTTACAGACTAAGCAAGCCTCAGGCAAGACTTTTTCTGGAAACCTACATTAAAGGTGATGGCTGGCATGAAAAGTTTAGAAAAAGAATCACTGTCACCGATAAAAATTCTGTTGATTTCATCACTGCCATGGCAGTTCTTGCAGGATATAACTTTAATGTTAAAGAGAGAAAAGCAGGAGGGATCTCCAGGAAAATTCAATACATAATTACCCTTACTGAGACGAAAAATGATCATATAAGCAAAATAGAAAAAATTGACTATACAGGTGTTATCTGGAGTGTTCACACTGAAAACGAGACAGTTATTGCAAGAAGAAATGGACAGGTTTTTATAACAGGAAACACTCCCTTCAGTAACATTACCCTTGACTTGAAGGTGCCTGAACATCTTGCATCGCAGGCTGTAATTATTGGAGGAAAAACTCAGGAAGCTACATACGGTGAATTTCAGAAAGAGATGGATATGTTCAACAGGGCACTTTTTGAGGTTCTCACAGAAGGAGATGCAAAGGGAAGGGTTTTCACTTTTCCCATTCCTACAATAAACATTACAAAAGATTTTGACTGGCAGAGCCCTGTTGTTGACTTAATCATGCAGGCAACGGCAAAATACGGAATTCCCTATTTTGCAAACTATGTAAACTCTGACCTAAAACCTGAGGATGCAAGAAGTATGTGTTGCAGGCTCAGGCTTGAGACAAGAGAGCTTAAACACCGTGGTGGTGGACTTTTTGGTTCAAACCCTTTAACTGGTTGCTATGATGAAGAAACTGAGGTTTTGACTCTATCTGGATGGAAAAAATTTAGTGAATTAACTCTAGATGATGAACTCTTTACTCGTACAATGGATGGAAAAATAGAAATACATAAACCAATTAGAATTTTTGAATATGATTGGGATGGAGAATTGATAAGATTTCACCATAAATCTTTTGATTTGTTAGTAACACCAAATCACAGGATGTTTGTTAAAAGATGGGATGGGAAAAAATGGGTTTATAAATTTGTAGAAGCTAAAGATTTTGATCCTAACAGAGACAGAATTCCTAAACAAAGTATATGGGAGGAAGAAGAAAAAGAATATTTTATTTTGCCTTCAGTCCCCATAATGTCTGGTACAGGTCCAGAAACAAAATTTTCTGACTTTGAAATTGAAGAAATCAGAAATTTAAAAAAAGAAGGGAAAACAATTTATCAAATAGCCAATGAATTTGATTGTAACTCAGTAACTATTCATAACATATGCACTAGGGAAAATTATGGTAATAGAAAAAGAGTAAGATTAAGATATGAAACTCAGCATTTAAAAATAAAAATGGATGATTGGTTAAAATTTTTTGGAATATGGTTAGCAGAAGGTTCAACAGATAATGAAAATATTGCTCCTTCCCATGGATATAGAGTAACTATAACTCAAAAAAATAAAAAAATAAGAAAAGAAATTAAAGAACTATTAACTTCTTTGCCATTTAACTATTATGAAGAGGGCTCAAATTTTGTAATTTGTAATAAACAACTTTGGAGTTATTTACGCCAATTTGGTGACAAATATACCAAATACATCCCAAAAGAAATCAAAAACTTAAGTAAAAGACAACTAAAATTACTTTTTGATTGGATGATCAAAGGAGATGGATATATAAGAAAATCAACTGGACAAATAATATACTGGACAGCATCTGATAAATTAGCTGAAGATTTTCAGGAAATAGTGCTTAAATTAGGATATATTTCAACTATTAAGAAGATTAAAAAAACATCAAAAATAAAAGGAAGACAAATTCATTCAAATGGGGTCTGGGAAATAAGTATACAAAAGTCTAAGGATTATAGATTCAGAAAGCATAATATAAGAAAAGAATATTATAAAGGAAAAGTATATTGTGTAGAAGTTCATAATCATATAATAATGGTCAGAAGAAAAGGAAAATCAACTTGGTGCGGTAATAGCATTGGCGTTGTTACATTGAACCTGCCAAGAATTGGATATTTAAGCAAATCAGAGGAAGAATTCTTTACATATCTTACAAGACTTATGGATATTGCAAAAACTTCCCTTGAGATTAAACGCAAGGTTCTTGAAAGATTTACAGATGCAGGACTGTATCCGTATTCAAAGCATTATCTCAGCTCTGTAAAGGAAAGAACAGGGGCATACTGGTGCAATCACTTTTCAACAATAGGTATAATTGGAATGAATGAAGCAATTGCGAACGCAAGATGGTTAAGTTCAAAAGGAATATGGACAGAGGAAGGAAAAGCATTTGCATTGAAGGTAATGGATTTCATGCGTGAAAAACTTATGGAATATCAAAAAGAGACAGGCAATTTATACAATCTTGAGGCAACACCTGCAGAAGGGACAAGTTATAGACTTGCAAAGATTGATAAACAGAAGTATCCTGATATAATTACACAGGGCAGGGAAAATCCCTATTACACAAACTCAACATGGTTACCCGTAAACTTTACAGAGTCAATAACTTATATTCTTGATCATCAGGATGAACTTCAAAGTAAATATACTGGTGGAACAGTTATTCATCTATTTTTAGGAGAACAGCCAGAGCCTGAGAGGCTGAAAAACTTTATAAAGGCAGTTTTTGAAAAATATAGACTCCCTTACATAAGCATTACTCCGACATTCAGCATCTGCCCTGAATGTGGATACATAGAAGGAGAACATCAGAGTTGTCCAAAATGTGGAAGAACAACAGAAGTTTATTCTCGTGTGGTCGGTTATCTTAGACCTGTTGATAACTGGAATGAAGGTAAAAAAGAGGAATTCAAAGATAGAAAATACTTACAGATGAAGAATTAA
- a CDS encoding efflux RND transporter periplasmic adaptor subunit, which translates to MIAKFKAICLLSVMFFILTACGKKQPPAQIPEVSVITVQTQEVLLTTELPGRTNPYRIAEIRPQVSGIILKRYFTEGSNVKAGDLLYQIDPAPYKAAYDNAVAALKRAEATLQSVKARYERYQELIKVNAISKQEFDDVKAQYEQTLSEIEALKAQVRNAQINLGYTKITAPISGRIGKSNVTEGALVTAYQPMELTRIQQLDPIYVDIPQSTKELRELERRLAEGRLKYAGKEQNKVKIILEDGTVYPVEGTLQFKDVTVDPTTGSVTLRVIVPNPKGVLLPGMFVRAIVKEGINRHAILLPQQAVFRDPKGNPFVYIVDNENKVQIRPVKVDRAIEDKWLVSEGVSEGQQVIVEGVQKIMPGMPVKPVPYGNKQ; encoded by the coding sequence ATGATTGCTAAATTTAAAGCCATTTGTCTTTTATCTGTCATGTTTTTTATTCTTACAGCATGCGGTAAAAAACAGCCTCCAGCCCAAATTCCTGAAGTATCAGTAATAACTGTTCAAACACAGGAAGTTCTTCTTACAACTGAGCTTCCAGGAAGAACCAATCCCTACAGGATAGCTGAGATAAGACCACAGGTAAGCGGAATAATTCTTAAAAGATATTTCACAGAAGGAAGCAATGTAAAAGCAGGAGACCTCCTTTATCAGATTGATCCAGCACCTTATAAAGCAGCCTATGACAATGCTGTGGCAGCATTGAAAAGAGCTGAGGCAACACTTCAATCAGTAAAAGCAAGATATGAGAGATATCAAGAGCTTATAAAGGTTAATGCAATAAGCAAGCAGGAGTTTGACGATGTGAAAGCTCAGTATGAGCAGACTCTCTCAGAGATTGAGGCATTAAAGGCACAGGTAAGGAATGCTCAGATTAATCTTGGATATACGAAAATAACAGCGCCAATTTCAGGCAGAATTGGTAAATCAAATGTAACAGAAGGTGCGCTTGTTACTGCCTATCAGCCGATGGAGCTTACAAGAATTCAGCAACTTGACCCTATATATGTTGACATTCCTCAGTCAACAAAGGAATTAAGAGAGCTTGAAAGAAGACTTGCTGAGGGAAGGCTTAAATATGCCGGTAAAGAGCAGAACAAAGTAAAAATAATTCTTGAAGATGGAACAGTCTATCCAGTTGAAGGGACACTTCAGTTTAAGGATGTAACAGTTGATCCAACAACAGGCTCGGTTACATTGAGGGTTATAGTTCCAAATCCAAAGGGAGTGCTTTTACCGGGAATGTTTGTTAGAGCAATAGTTAAAGAGGGAATAAACAGGCATGCAATTCTTCTTCCCCAGCAGGCAGTGTTTCGTGATCCAAAAGGAAATCCTTTTGTCTATATAGTTGATAATGAAAACAAGGTTCAGATAAGACCAGTTAAGGTTGACCGTGCCATAGAGGATAAATGGCTTGTTTCAGAGGGAGTTTCAGAGGGACAGCAGGTTATAGTTGAAGGAGTTCAGAAAATTATGCCCGGAATGCCTGTAAAGCCTGTGCCTTATGGAAATAAGCAATGA
- the metE gene encoding 5-methyltetrahydropteroyltriglutamate--homocysteine S-methyltransferase, giving the protein MTVKTTVFGYPKIGPQRQLKKALESYWSGKISQKELAQEAEKLIINNAKTIVQHGIDIVPSNEFSLYDFILDLSIMFNVIPERFQNISNPMERYFAIARGTADAPASEMTKWFNTNYHYIVPEIEKTTGFELKENKPLKEYELLKNSLNLKTKPVLTGPFTYLYCAKVKDYAYFLDRIASVYMRLLKELEESDVEEVQIDEPAMVLDLENNTVQAIIDCYRKITAGLSKIKVYIQTYYESLSHYEKIVYELPVNGIGFDFVDGRENLDSISKFGFPNDKILIAGVVSGRDPWKTDFTETLKLIETLTKFTKNIILSNSCPLMHLPVTVKNESIPEEILRLLSFANERLEELTLLKTAINEGKEPPEQNLSIKFTNPEVRKKISQIDENALDRKQDFSERYEKQMEILRLPLFPTTTIGSFPQTAELRKVRADFKAGKISLEQYEEFINQEIKKAIEIQEQIGLDVLVHGEFERTDMVEFFAERLQGFAVTKNGWVQSYGSRCVRPPIIYGDVWRENPLIFKETLYAQSLTEKPVKGILTGPVTILQWSYPRKDISKKEVAYQIALALKEEVMELERAGIKIIQIDEPALREGMPLKKAKVDEYFDWAIKSFKIVTGAVKPETQIHTHMCYSEFNDIIEKIYAMDADVISIEASRSKGEILKAFEKFKYDRGIGIGVYDIHSPRVPTVEEMLEIVKRSIKLIDKRLFWINPDCGLKTRGWQETISSLKNMVKVAEIMRKEAKDV; this is encoded by the coding sequence ATGACCGTTAAAACAACTGTCTTTGGCTATCCCAAAATTGGTCCTCAGAGACAGCTAAAAAAAGCCCTTGAATCCTACTGGAGTGGAAAAATCTCTCAAAAGGAGCTTGCCCAAGAAGCTGAGAAATTAATTATCAACAATGCAAAAACCATTGTCCAGCATGGAATTGACATTGTTCCATCAAATGAATTCTCTCTTTATGATTTTATTCTTGATCTCTCAATTATGTTTAATGTTATCCCGGAGAGATTTCAAAATATCTCAAACCCAATGGAAAGATACTTTGCAATAGCAAGAGGTACAGCAGATGCACCTGCTTCAGAGATGACAAAGTGGTTTAACACAAACTATCATTACATTGTTCCTGAGATTGAAAAAACAACCGGGTTTGAACTCAAAGAGAATAAACCATTGAAAGAGTATGAACTTCTTAAAAATAGCCTTAATCTTAAAACAAAGCCTGTGCTTACAGGTCCTTTTACCTATCTTTACTGTGCCAAAGTAAAGGACTATGCATATTTTCTTGACAGGATAGCTTCTGTTTACATGAGGCTTCTTAAAGAGCTTGAAGAATCTGATGTTGAAGAAGTTCAGATTGATGAGCCTGCAATGGTTCTTGATTTAGAGAATAATACTGTTCAGGCAATCATTGATTGTTACAGGAAAATCACTGCCGGGCTCAGCAAAATAAAGGTTTACATTCAAACTTACTATGAAAGCCTGTCACACTATGAAAAAATAGTTTATGAACTGCCAGTTAATGGTATTGGATTTGATTTTGTTGATGGAAGAGAAAATCTTGACAGTATCTCAAAATTCGGTTTTCCCAACGATAAAATCCTAATTGCAGGAGTTGTCTCAGGAAGAGATCCGTGGAAGACAGATTTTACTGAAACATTGAAACTTATTGAAACTCTCACAAAGTTTACGAAAAACATAATTCTTTCAAACTCCTGTCCTCTCATGCATCTTCCAGTGACTGTGAAAAATGAATCCATACCTGAGGAAATTCTGCGCCTTTTAAGCTTTGCCAATGAAAGGCTTGAAGAACTTACACTGCTTAAAACAGCAATAAATGAAGGGAAAGAGCCTCCAGAGCAGAATTTATCCATAAAATTTACCAATCCTGAGGTCAGGAAAAAGATCTCTCAAATTGATGAAAATGCCCTTGATAGAAAACAGGACTTCAGTGAACGATATGAAAAACAGATGGAAATCCTCAGACTTCCTCTTTTTCCAACCACCACAATAGGAAGCTTTCCTCAGACTGCTGAATTAAGGAAAGTAAGAGCAGACTTTAAGGCTGGTAAAATTTCCCTTGAGCAGTATGAAGAGTTTATCAATCAGGAGATAAAAAAGGCAATAGAGATTCAGGAACAGATAGGGCTTGATGTCCTGGTTCATGGAGAGTTTGAAAGAACTGATATGGTTGAGTTTTTTGCAGAGCGCCTTCAAGGGTTTGCTGTCACAAAAAATGGATGGGTTCAGTCATATGGCTCAAGATGTGTAAGACCACCAATAATCTATGGCGATGTATGGAGGGAAAACCCTCTGATTTTTAAAGAAACGCTTTATGCCCAGTCTCTCACTGAAAAGCCAGTGAAAGGAATTCTTACAGGACCTGTTACAATTCTTCAGTGGTCCTATCCAAGAAAGGATATCTCAAAAAAAGAAGTTGCCTATCAGATTGCTCTTGCTCTCAAGGAAGAAGTAATGGAGCTTGAGAGAGCGGGTATAAAAATCATTCAGATTGATGAGCCTGCCCTGAGAGAGGGAATGCCACTTAAAAAAGCAAAGGTTGATGAGTATTTTGACTGGGCTATAAAAAGCTTTAAAATTGTTACAGGAGCTGTAAAACCTGAGACTCAGATTCATACCCACATGTGCTACTCTGAGTTTAATGATATAATTGAAAAAATCTATGCAATGGATGCTGATGTGATATCAATTGAAGCATCAAGGAGCAAAGGAGAGATTCTCAAAGCCTTTGAAAAATTTAAATATGACAGAGGCATTGGAATTGGAGTATATGATATTCACTCTCCAAGAGTGCCAACAGTGGAAGAAATGCTTGAGATAGTAAAACGCTCAATAAAGCTTATTGACAAAAGACTTTTCTGGATAAACCCTGATTGCGGACTTAAAACAAGAGGATGGCAGGAAACAATTTCCTCGCTTAAAAACATGGTTAAAGTTGCAGAGATAATGCGTAAGGAGGCAAAGGATGTTTAA